The genomic stretch ACGATATTGTGCAAAAGACACAAAGCACAAAGGCAGACAGACAGAACACAGAAGGGAAGTAAGAGGCACAGAGTCATCAAGAACAATAGAGAAAAGAGACCATAAATTTATAATGTTTACGTAGATTGTAgttgtcggatcgtgagtatcggtagagacgtcggctgctggacacttcggcccgacttcggcccaccttgcgcagagcttaggtataccttcgtagcagctatgttcgtagacaatcaatcaccatcaccgaacagaatgcattcctagttatcgttatttcctttcagcactagtgctatagaccttccaacactgatcagtgattgcttaaggcgatcacagacagcaaggtagaagagacagaccgcatcttcgacgaactccctgacgcacgacgttatactcccgggagaagattctgtgctaagaacagagcgaggcagagataacaCAAAGCACTCTTAACCTccctctacagctgctggTTTAGCTTAATCCGCGAACACAgagcgcgtcagcaacgcaatacaactcaaccgtacgagcgtctccggacgatccgatcacgtacaacaacaagcgctggcacgaccaaccagcgagacaacaacaccgacaacgCGTCAACACCCGCTAGCAAGATGGCGGATAACCAAAGCGAAATAAGCTCTGCAGACTCTGCTGAAGCTCAGAATCAACTACAGAATGAGCAATCAGAACACCTCTCAGACTCACCATGGGCCAAATTTACCGCGGAACAACTTATGGAAAactgtccatacacagttgcactcaaggtcatcaatacagctctctggggtgtacccgcacCGGCGGACGCAAATGAGACACACGCAACAACGTGGGTCGCTAAagctatccacgactacaatgtgtcaatggcctgggacgatgacctcttcattgactacaaatgggactttgaaggatggacgaAGGAGCTATTTAGCAAGGTTGAGCGTGGTACACTAAGGTCTCTTAAGAGTGTGCTACGACACCGGGgagtatacactggcaacaATCACGCCAGGGTGGCGGACTCTCTCTACAACATTCTAGGTATAGAGAATACTCTTGAATGGGAACCAGCagagtttcgagccatgaaATTCGACCAACAGTCCGAAGCGTACCAGCGCCAGCAGAGCAATAAACGCCAACAGGACACTCAGCACACAGTCTATCcagctgtacaacaaccaccgcaagtacaacaactgccgcaattacaacaaccgccgcaattacaacagcCACCGCAAGTACCACAGCCGTCGCAATTACAACGACCGTCGCAGGGCGAGCAACAagagcagtatagagtgagacaaggcgtccAGAGCCGTTCCCAAACAATAGAGCCACAACAGCCGCTACACATGAGCGGTACGCTAGAAGGGCCTCAGCATCGACAACTGTGGGAGCAGGCCGCGCAGCCGCAACAAGGGCGTGCGCAACTACAGACACGGCCGCCAGCGACTGCATATCGCGAAGTCACGCCATTTCCGCAACAGCCAACGAACCGCGTCCCTAACAGACCACCCGAACTACCATAcgacccgtacaagacgctaccgccgcgatggtccCGCAACGATCGACTCGACGCTaatacgatcacgcagttctctaagctatgggacaatagcaacaagtatacagggaatgcgtacgatctcctagacgataagatcaagatcttcttcagcatctgctggcaggtagatatccaagaagagcagtttcacgcagtgtttccccgtatccttaccggacgtgcagagacattctacatacaggttgtagagagagatgacagctttgctgatgcgtacatggcaatcaaaaaccacttcgaccatgacgtccatcaccagcactactacacagactggacgactacaaccttcgctcgcacccgcacagagaaccccgacaagggactacacgaggttctgcagatcctgcttgacaagctgcagctatgccagcgtgcccttggcaagaactttgagggcgaggatgccctacgtaccactgtcatcaatgcctgccgaggagtaccagagcttgagatggcactgttcaaaccagccacaatctgtgaaggactcttctcagaCCTACGTTCTGCAGTTGAGACACACCTTGCACGGCAACACACTGCCCAGATGGTCACAGAGGACCAATATTACTTAGAtcgccgatacaacggcaatggaagaatccgaggtggatctcgaggtggaggaggattcagaggcggatccagaggagcatatcgaggaggcgagcagcgcgacgacaacggacgaggattcaagccacgctggaggaagaaatgctttgtttgccagaaggaaggatgctggtctaccaaccacacagacgaagagcgcaaggctgcccgtacacagttcttctctacgctatactttacaggtACACAGCCCcccaaggacttctccgtacatcttgcagaatacgaagggatcgagcacactagccagtacaatcagagaggctggagagaggaggaagactgcgaggatgacgacgatgacgacgtcgcggaagcaTACCTTGAACAGCAGTTTTTCacggagcaatgccttgcagatcaggcgttcttgcaccacatctctggcgacgacgtataccgccaagacgcgccatcagcgccagcgtcACAGTTCCTGCTTGAAGACCGCTACACAAGATCTGTGTACCAAGGGATCCTAccggatacaggcgctgccaaCGTATCCACAGTTGGCAAGGAGCAGTACCTTGCACTCACAAGGGAAGATCCTACAGTTAGGATGGATACGTCTACAGCAGGAAAGGCATCTATCAAATTCGGCAAGGGCGAGGCTACATCATCTATTGGCACTGCACAGGTCTCTACAGACATTGGGACGATCAACTTTGAGGTGCTTGACGcacctacaccattcttattgtgccttgcagacatggacagGTTAAAGGTCTACTTTAACAACACCACAGATGAGCTAGTCCAGGGTGACGTACACATCCCTGTaattcgcaaatggggacatccttggttccatctgaacaaaagagagagagcaactgTGTTCCTGACAGAGACAGAGTtgcgacggctccatcgacgatttggacacccagctgtcaCGCGACTTGTTAAGCTCTTAAAGGatgctggccataacgacttcgaagaaagaaccctagaagaagtcactaagttctgccaccactgccagctccacagctccgcaccgcgccgattcaaattcactctcaaggatgatcaccacttcaactatgagatcctggtggatgtgatgtacctgagcaacaaacctgtactgcatgtggtcgattcctcaacagcgtttcaaggcgcgaggttccttagcgctatctcagctaaagaaacatggcaagcactgcggatactatggatcgacacgtATCAAGGACCACCAGACATTATCACGCATGACGCAGGCACTAACTTTGCAAGCACAGAGttccgcgcagaagcaaagatcatgggagtcacatgcaagcaagtacctacggaggcgcactggtctatcggcaaaactgagaggtaccatgcacctctacgccgcgcatgggacatactctatgcagaactcactgacactatgtccgacgacgcgattctccagatggctgtgaaggctgtcaacgatactgctggcCCCGATGGACTAGTCCCGACGCTACTGGTCTTTGGAgcgtacccacgaatgactgcaGAGTCACCGCCATCCCCGTCAATGGTCAagcgcagcgaggctattcaaaaggTGACGAAAGCCCTACGCAAGATCACGGCAGAGCaccaagttgcagacgccttgaacacccgcaatggaccagccactgcagacatgctcgcgctcccactccagagcgaagtcttagtatggagagagagcgatggctggaatggcccgtacaagatcgccagtacagATGGCCACAACGTCACTGTTGACATGGTCAATGGTCCAACGACATTCAGATCCACTGTCgtcaagccatactacagaccagaccacctttggagcgaccccgatgcgccacacgcgccgaatgagccgcatgagccggtagcagtaccaccggcagtgcaaccacgcaggagaggccgccctccagggtcaaagaacaagcggaaggcgcacgcgtacatcaccaagaaggagcaggacgatcttgagctagctatcaagctacgtAACGATGGAGTGATCACAACCTCAGGCGCCCCCTTTGAagcgtctgatgaccaagagatcagcgacctcgtaggtcgtggagtctttaaatttgagcaatacgacgagaggctacacagcaagatccggatcttcaagtcacgcctagtacgtgaggtcaagggaaagacaaccaagccctatgagaaatcccgcctagttatccaaggctaccaggaCCACGGCAAGGAGACTATTCTGACGCAATCTCCAACCATACAGcgatgtagccagcgcctgattatgtcgctggcgcccgaGATGGTACAACGCGGAATGAACATCGAGCTCCGTGACATTACGCAGGCGTATCCCCAGGCGCAGACAAccctgaagaggacgatactcgcacatcttcctactgagctagtccatcgatatccagaaggcacgctactccatgtgatcaagccgctgtatggaatcgctgaggcaggagtccactggtggacaacgtatcacggacaccattgcaaggaactggacatggcaacatcgacgtacgacccatgcctaTTGATCACGAACAGAGACGACGCAggcatcttcggcatcgttggcatgcagacagacgacactCTCATGCTCGGGACACCAGCGTTCTCGTCAcgtgaagagaagaagatccagaaggcagagTTCAGGTCAAAGCCAAAAGCAAGGCTGACACCAGAAGTGCAGTTAGACTTCaatggatgtacactcacgatggacgccagcagagtcttgacccttaggcagaaaggacaaggaggaaggatcaggcTTGTGGATATcagggcacccgaccgcgcgcaacagtacaccgagcagcgcgcccgcggagcgtacatcgcatcaacatgccaaccagaggcgtCATTTGACCTGTCCGTCGCTGCTCAAGctcagcaaccatcagacgaggacatcaaggcactcaacaaacgcctgaaatggcagatggagaatctcGATCGTGGCCTGCACTACGTCACTGTCAATCTTATGGAGGCCAAGTTGATGGTCTTTGTGGatggctcctttgccaacaacaaggacctcagctcacagctaggctttgtccttatgctcgtcaacgagtctattgacgtcaacaccttcacaatacagggcaacgtgatccactacagctctacaaaatgcaagcgcatcacacggagcgtactggcctcagagatctacggcatggtcaacggctttgacataggcattgcagttgcaaccacgctgaggatagttacagaacgacttagactacctgcaattcccttggttatctgtacagactcgtactccttgtacgagtgcctagtaaagcttgggacGACGAAGGAAAAGCGTCTCATGAttgacatcatggcgctgcgccaatcatatgagcgtcgcgagatcacggagatccgctggatcaatggtgaagacaatcctgcagacgccttcaccaaggcatcgccaaaccgcgctcttgaacgctttattgacggcaataagctgacagtccgagtagagggatgggtgcagaggccgacaagctttgatggttgatgctacacacagttaccatcaacacatactgtcactaccgatacaagcagagttactagctacccagaaagaaaagacttccagtgtcggatcgtgagtatcggtagagacgtcggctgctggacacttcggcccgacttcggcccaccttgcgcagagcttaggtataccttcgtagcagctatgttcgtagacaatcaatcaccatcaccgaacagaatgcattcctagttatcgttatttcctttcagcactagtgctatagaccttccaacagTAGTCTTTCAAAACGCCACACCATGCTAAATACCTATACACGTACACATATCCAATATCCTTTTCTGCACTTTTATAGTAACAGATGTCAGTGTATGTAAATGCCGCGATTGCGAAGTAAAATAACAAAGAAAATAAGGAAAAGCGATGATACCACTCAAGATGTGATACGACCCATCATCCATCGAGAAAAAACAATAATGCAAAACTCCAACTGGCTCAACGTTCGAAAAAACCCAAGTCCCAAGAGCCAGACCATGCTATTCCATGCCATGCAACCCGTGTAGTACAACACCGACCGATCCAAAAAAAATGAAGTGAAACAAAGAAAAAACACAACCCATAACCCATCATCAACTCATCTCATCACCCTCCAGACCTCAGCGGCCTAAGAGTCGAAAACAGCTCCATAAGCCGGGTAACCCTTAGCCTTGACGCCCTCAACAACAAGCCGCGTAACAGCCGGGTTGCTAACCACCATAACCGCCTCGAGCTTCTCTGTCTCCATGAGGAACTGCGTCTCAAACGCGACATCGGGGCGTCCGTGCTGGCTGTC from Pyrenophora tritici-repentis strain M4 chromosome 1, whole genome shotgun sequence encodes the following:
- a CDS encoding Med15 multi-domain protein, which gives rise to MADNQSEISSADSAEAQNQLQNEQSEHLSDSPWAKFTAEQLMENCPYTVALKVINTALWGVPAPADANETHATTWVAKAIHDYNVSMAWDDDLFIDYKWDFEGWTKELFSKVERGTLRSLKSVLRHRGVYTGNNHARVADSLYNILGIENTLEWEPAEFRAMKFDQQSEAYQRQQSNKRQQDTQHTVYPAVQQPPQVQQLPQLQQPPQLQQPPQVPQPSQLQRPSQGEQQEQYRVRQGVQSRSQTIEPQQPLHMSGTLEGPQHRQLWEQAAQPQQGRAQLQTRPPATAYREVTPFPQQPTNRVPNRPPELPYDPYKTLPPRWSRNDRLDANTITQFSKLWDNSNKYTGNAYDLLDDKIKIFFSICWQVDIQEEQFHAVFPRILTGRAETFYIQVVERDDSFADAYMAIKNHFDHDVHHQHYYTDWTTTTFARTRTENPDKGLHEVLQILLDKLQLCQRALGKNFEGEDALRTTVINACRGVPELEMALFKPATICEGLFSDLRSAVETHLARQHTAQMVTEDQYYLDRRYNGNGRIRGGSRGGGGFRGGSRGAYRGGEQRDDNGRGFKPRWRKKCFVCQKEGCWSTNHTDEERKAAPPQGLLRTSCRIRRDRAH